The following are encoded in a window of Castanea sativa cultivar Marrone di Chiusa Pesio chromosome 9, ASM4071231v1 genomic DNA:
- the LOC142609732 gene encoding cold-responsive protein kinase 1 isoform X2 translates to MSGGFFGAFRCCKGGIDTIQTGGEGIPTNNVRLFSYNLLRSATGNFHPTSRIGGGGYGVVYKGVLKDGTQVAIKCLSAESKQGTNEFLTEINMISNIRHPNLVEFIGCCVEGDHRILVYEYLENNSLASALLGSKSKHVALDWPTRAAICLGTASGLVFLHEEAEPHVVHRDIKASNILLGRNFEPKIGDFGLAKLFPDNVTHLSTRVAGTVGYLAPEYALLGQLTKKADVYSFGVLMLEIISGRSSSKSAFGEELMVLVEWTWKLREEKRLLEIVDPELTAYPEGEVLRFIKVALFCTQGSAHQRPTMRQVVEMLSKEVHLNESALTEPRIYRGHSSKQLDGASTEESSSSQAEKRKQP, encoded by the exons GGATTCCTACGAACAATGTAAGGCtcttttcttacaatttattaaGATCAGCAACAGGCAATTTCCATCCAACAAGCAGAATAGGCGGAGGTGGTTATGGAGTTGTCTATAAG GGAGTTCTCAAAGATGGTACTCAAGTTGCAATCAAATGTCTTTCTGCGGAGTCTAAACAAGGAACCAATGAATTTCTGACAGAGATTAATATGATATCAAACATAAGACATCCAAATCTTGTTGAATTCATTGGCTGCTGTGTTGAGGGAGATCATCGGATATTGGTGTACGAATATCTGGAAAACAATAGTCTTGCAAGTGCTTTGCTTG GTTCAAAAAGTAAGCATGTTGCTCTGGATTGGCCAACAAGAGCTGCTATATGCCTGGGTACAGCATCTGGTCTTGTGTTTCTTCATGAGGAAGCCGAACCACACGTTGTCCACAGGGATATTAAGGCTAGCAACATACTTCTTGGCAGAAACTTTGAACCTAAAATAGGAGATTTTGGGCTGGCAAAGCTTTTTCCAGACAATGTCACTCATCTTAGTACTCGAGTGGCGGGAACTGT TGGATATCTGGCCCCAGAGTATGCGCTTTTAGGCCAACTTACGAAGAAGGCTGATGTATATAGTTTTGGAGTGCTTATGCTTGAAATAATTAGTGGCAGAAGCAGTAGTAAGTCAGCATTTGGGGAAGAGCTAATGGTTCTGGTTGAATGG ACATGGAaactaagagaagaaaaaagacttcTGGAGATTGTTGATCCTGAATTGACAGCATATCCAGAGGGCGAGGTGCTGCGCTTCATCAAGGTTGCTTTGTTTTGTACCCAAGGCAGTGCTCACCAAAGGCCAACCATGAGGCAAGTAGTGGAGATGCTTTCCAAAGAGGTTCACCTAAATGAAAGTGCACTAACAGAGCCAAGAATATACAGGGGACATTCCTCTAAACAATTGGATGGTGCTAGTACAGAGGAATCATCATCTTCTCAGGCAGAGAAGAGAAAGCAACCA TGA
- the LOC142609732 gene encoding cold-responsive protein kinase 1 isoform X1: MSGGFFGAFRCCKGGIDTIQTGGEGIPTNNVRLFSYNLLRSATGNFHPTSRIGGGGYGVVYKGVLKDGTQVAIKCLSAESKQGTNEFLTEINMISNIRHPNLVEFIGCCVEGDHRILVYEYLENNSLASALLGSKSKHVALDWPTRAAICLGTASGLVFLHEEAEPHVVHRDIKASNILLGRNFEPKIGDFGLAKLFPDNVTHLSTRVAGTVGYLAPEYALLGQLTKKADVYSFGVLMLEIISGRSSSKSAFGEELMVLVEWTWKLREEKRLLEIVDPELTAYPEGEVLRFIKVALFCTQGSAHQRPTMRQVVEMLSKEVHLNESALTEPRIYRGHSSKQLDGASTEESSSSQAEKRKQPIHKQTKQTVGSISSGSYNLGGCCSCSLGRSNARTASSRRSGFSIIFRF; the protein is encoded by the exons GGATTCCTACGAACAATGTAAGGCtcttttcttacaatttattaaGATCAGCAACAGGCAATTTCCATCCAACAAGCAGAATAGGCGGAGGTGGTTATGGAGTTGTCTATAAG GGAGTTCTCAAAGATGGTACTCAAGTTGCAATCAAATGTCTTTCTGCGGAGTCTAAACAAGGAACCAATGAATTTCTGACAGAGATTAATATGATATCAAACATAAGACATCCAAATCTTGTTGAATTCATTGGCTGCTGTGTTGAGGGAGATCATCGGATATTGGTGTACGAATATCTGGAAAACAATAGTCTTGCAAGTGCTTTGCTTG GTTCAAAAAGTAAGCATGTTGCTCTGGATTGGCCAACAAGAGCTGCTATATGCCTGGGTACAGCATCTGGTCTTGTGTTTCTTCATGAGGAAGCCGAACCACACGTTGTCCACAGGGATATTAAGGCTAGCAACATACTTCTTGGCAGAAACTTTGAACCTAAAATAGGAGATTTTGGGCTGGCAAAGCTTTTTCCAGACAATGTCACTCATCTTAGTACTCGAGTGGCGGGAACTGT TGGATATCTGGCCCCAGAGTATGCGCTTTTAGGCCAACTTACGAAGAAGGCTGATGTATATAGTTTTGGAGTGCTTATGCTTGAAATAATTAGTGGCAGAAGCAGTAGTAAGTCAGCATTTGGGGAAGAGCTAATGGTTCTGGTTGAATGG ACATGGAaactaagagaagaaaaaagacttcTGGAGATTGTTGATCCTGAATTGACAGCATATCCAGAGGGCGAGGTGCTGCGCTTCATCAAGGTTGCTTTGTTTTGTACCCAAGGCAGTGCTCACCAAAGGCCAACCATGAGGCAAGTAGTGGAGATGCTTTCCAAAGAGGTTCACCTAAATGAAAGTGCACTAACAGAGCCAAGAATATACAGGGGACATTCCTCTAAACAATTGGATGGTGCTAGTACAGAGGAATCATCATCTTCTCAGGCAGAGAAGAGAAAGCAACCA ATACATAAACAGACCAAGCAAACAGTAGGTTCAATCTCAAGCGGCAGCTACAACCTTGGGGGTTGCTGCAGTTGCAGCCTTGGGAGGAGCAATGCTAGAACTGCCAGCAGCAGGAGGAGTGGTTTTAGCATCATTTTTAGGTTctga